Sequence from the Eleginops maclovinus isolate JMC-PN-2008 ecotype Puerto Natales chromosome 14, JC_Emac_rtc_rv5, whole genome shotgun sequence genome:
ATGGATCAGTTTTACCCACATTTGAGTTTAGAGTTACATGACATTGTTGTTGTCAGGAGGCCCACATCATCAAAATGTCAACTTTACAGTAAGCCATGCTGGGTGTGTCTTCAAACACTTTGTGAGCCTTTCGAAAGCTTTTAAAATCACcacgttttttttgtaaaagtgttCATTTGTCTGCATTAAGCTGTTTTGTAACCAACATGCAGGTTAATGAAAGGTCTCTTTAAGACTTAAACGCCCTTTGAGGGGAAGACCCAATGTCCAAAAGGTTGTCTCATCTGTCACCGTGGAGACAGCTGCTTGTAGCCTGCTGGGAAACTGGAGGGAAGTCAAAGAGAGAGTCTTTTCTCATCAGGATCACAGTTATATATAGTCGATTGTTGGCAACAGAAGAGCTACAGTACAGAAATGAATCCAAGTTATCCATGGTACActttatgttcaatgtttttacctctctatatttgtgtttttgtacttcaGACAGTGACTGGAACCTTTGTTCTCTCGGTCTTCACGGCTGTCCTGGGCTCTCTGGACTTTGGATACAATATCGGCGTCATCAATGCACCGCAGAAGGTAAAAATTAAGCACTGATCCCTCAGACAATGATCAGAATCAGCCaaaaaaaagccattaaaaGGTGCCAAACTGGTGCTAATACTCATTATATAAAGAAGGTGTGTTTAAAGGACTGCTGATGTTTGATGCGGAGGGCCGTGACATTTTACCAGATGTCAACTcagctgtttcttgtttttCCCTGATTTTATAATGATGCTTCAAACACTGCCGATGGTGTTTAGAAAATATACTTGGAAAATGGTGCTTGATtcattaatataaatacaagGGAGTTATGAAACAGCAGAGCAAGTTTATGGAGCATATTAGTTGTGTTTATGGAAACACAGCAATGCCAAAACCTGTCTTGTGTAACTACAAAGACGGGTATTTATGCCTTGTTTATGAGGAAAAGGGTAGTTATTGGATTAGTTTACTGTCTCATTTGGGAGGCAACATGCTGCTGCACAATCGTATGGAGCCTGTGCATTAAACActgcatatatatatagatagaggCTCATGATTTTTGCAAACCTGACATGCTTTTGCTGCTCAAAGTGCAGCCACATGTGGTGTTCAATTATGAAGGCATGCTCGGGTACTGCATGTGAGAAATATGTGATTTATGACTTCCCCTACATGCATGTTGCTTTATAAGGACTGGTACAAGTCATTCAATTCTTCCATATACTCATACGTCACATAAAACAGTGAACACATTTGCTGGACATTAGTGACATAGAGTCATAGAGGAGAATGGACGCAGAGCCATGTCAGGTGAGTTTCTCTGACTCAGTGCTGGCCTATCGTTAAACTCAACTACAAACACCACCCAGCTGACGGAGTTTCACAGAGACAGTAAACCTAGAATAGAAGCTGAGCCGCTGTGTCTTTATGTGTGATGTTTTTGTCAACAGTAATAATACAGCTGAGAGAGGACACcaagtgtttatgtgttttaataatacattttattttctgcatgttGCATCCTCCGAATGAATTactccttttcatttatttagatgCGGCTCCAGCTCAGGAGCCAATCGTAATAgattttttacagaaatataagCATGTTTTTAGGAGACCTTTTCTAAAAATGTGGACATGCATTCAATGTCAGCTTTCCATATCAGTACTAGGCAGCTTTAAAGACTCTGTGCTACTTTTGGTCTATCCCAAAAAAGGATTGATGCTCAGAAATTAGACTTTGGTGTCAatcaaatgtgttaaattaacAAAGGCTGACTTTAAATCCAGTTATCAGGGTCACAAACCATGTAGGCTTTCAAAGAGATCCTAAATCTCTGAATAGGTTACTTTAACAGTAGTTGCGATCCAGGGTCTGTTTAACATGTGTCTGGGTCTCCTCTCACCTCTGTGCAGATCATTGAGCAGGAGTACAATGCCACATGGATCCAACGGTATGGAGAGCCCATCCCAGCAGGGACCCTCACCTCGCTCTGGTCCCTGTCCGTGGCCATCTTCTCCATTGGTGGCATGCTGTCCTCCTTCTGTGTGGGCTTCGTCTCCGAGTGGCTGGGCAGGTAGGGAAACACACAGGATAGGTTTCTTCTGGAATTCTGAGATATTTGTACCATGTTCTTTTGAATGAACCCAAGCTtctgaaaaacataaaaaacatttgtagtgCTCctgatgtattattttatattttagttaaTGTCACTATTCAAATCACTTGCAAACAGAAAGGCTTGTGAACAGTAACACACCTAAATAATTACCGAAAATCAATATACTGTACGTACTGTAACCAAACTACCAGATCTAATACCAGAgtcatttctgtctttattttcgGACAATCAGGTAAATTGTTAATTGTTCCACCTCCAGGAGTCATAATACATCACTGTCTCCTTTCCACCTCTGCATGGATCCAAAATGGATCCCAATGTCCAGTCTGTCACAGGGGAAACTCTTCCCAGGATGTTCTTTGTCATCCAAGCTTCCCTCTGTAACCCGAGCTGGGATGCATGCTGGATTGCAGCCCACATTTTGAACTGACTGAAAGGGGATCCAAACAGAGCTGGCAGCACTGGGTCAGGAGGGGTTCGGGGGGGTGGGAGCATTCAGCTTCGGGGCACTCAGGAGAAGGTCTTCCTAAAAAAAGCAATCGGACATCGATGTGGCTGATGAAGACAGTGGGAACTGCTGCGACCCCTGAGGTCAAAGGGATTTAGATGCAACTCAAGTATCCAGTGCACAAAGAagagtttatttttaacattgtaTCTTACTGTAAGAAGGGACATGGTGAGACATGGTGGAGAGGAAAATGTGGGGGGCACAGCTTTTACGACTGAGCAGGATGGTGTATGTGCAGAAGGCGGCTTAACCGTCACATTTATAACATCATTTTCTAAAATCGACACATATTATTTACCCACCATTTTTCAGATATGTGTTGGGACATGTTTGGCATATCTTTTGGACGTAGGGGATATAGGAAGAAAGAGTAGATGATCATTTTTGTAGGTGAATAAACATATGAGACCCAAATTAGTATACAAAGCAgagtaaaaaatgtttggaggatctttaaaatatattgatttgtaaCAAAGgaatttttttcacatttgtgaTGATCATGATCTATAAacaatttaattcaaatcaaGTCAAATACGTCCTACCAAAGTAACAATTGACAATTACTATTAATATCAGACTACACTACTAATTTAAGCCTTCAATATTGTTGTACAACACTGCTCTCTGGAGGCTAACAGAGGTCTGTCTAATTCACTTAGTCCCATTATATATTTGTCCCAAATGTAGGATTCTCTCTAAAATCCTTTGACATGAAATGTGtcaaagtacaatttaaaatctTTCTACAAAGGTGCTcgtctgtgttttatttccaggAGGAAAGGAATGCtcataaacaacatgtttgcTTTCGTTGGTGGAAGTCTGATGGGGTTGTCCAAGCTCTGCCGCTCCTTTGAAATGTTGATCCTTGGCCGCTTTGTAATCGGTCTCTACTGTGGTGAGCAATCCAttattctctgttttttttagtaACGACATTTGCAGTAACATATTTAAAGGTTACTTCtgcatttgacttttttctcatgCAATTTATTCTCTCTGCAGGGTTGGCTTCAGGCTTGACTCCGATGTATGTCGGTGAGATAGCTCCCACAAGCCTGCGAGGGGCATTGGGGACACTGCACCAACTGGCTATAGTCACGGGTATTCTCATAGCACAGGTAGGACAGCACACCGTCATATTAATGTGGCAGAGATTATAAAACAATTCTCTctattttctgtatattttggAATAACTCTTACTTTACATTAGTTTACAATGCCCTCACACTTGGTCCCTCCCTCTATGCAGATCCTTGGTCTGGAGTCGTTACTGGGTGTTGAACACTTGTGGCCAATTCTGTTGGGTTTAGCAATCGTTCCAGCTGTTCTTCAGATGGCACTTCTGCCTTTCTGCCCAGAGAGCCCCCGCTTCCTTTACATTGTCCGCTGCCAGGAGCACCAAGCGAAGAGAGGTGAGCAAGGCTGCAATATCCATCTATACTGTTTTAGTGAGAGATACTCACAATATCTCTAAGTGTTAGATATTTTGGCTgtagaaatgtctgttttctaTTGCTTATAAAGGAACCAGATGACACTCCGTTTGTGCTGATCTCTAGtgccaaaaaatacattaaaaaatgtttgattttgattgataaaaaaaatagttccATCATGAATTTCTCACAACAAGTCTTCAATTATCTTGAGGAACCGGATCTTTATATAAGGAAAGAGAAACTGctgttgagttgtttttttatgtattctcTTCCTATACTGTATCTCAGAGAATGCACACATCTCTACAGCCAATATCTCCAACCATGCTGTACAATAAGACATTCAGTAATATGTATGGGTCTGAATGTACTAGGACAGGTGTCTAAAAGGTCCCAAAACTCATATAGAATATGCTAATCAAACATAAAGACCTTTTGAATATCAGGACTTACATGCCTCTTTGTGCAGGACTGAGGAGGTTAAcggggagacaggaagtgagcagTATGTTGGCGGAGAtgaaggaagagaagaggaagatggaCATGGAGAGGAAGGTGTCCATCCTGGAGCTCTTTCGCTCTACGCTCTACCGGCAGCCCATCATTATCTCCATCATGCTGCAGCTCTCCCAGCAGCTGTCTGGGGTCAATGCTGTACGTGTTATTAAATTCCACTTCACAGTATtccttaattacatttttagttgtACCAATGACATCAATTCAATTTGCATAGAGTCTCGAAAAGGATAGTGAATCAGTGCTGTATAATATGACAGCATTTTGATCTGTTTCCCCCTCTGGTCAGATTTTTTACTACTCCACCAGTATCTTCATGAAGGCAGGAGTCCAGAGTCCAGTCTATGCCACCATAGGAGCAGGCGTGGTGAACTGTGCCTTCACTGTGGTCTCGGTTAGTAACATGTCTCTGATTTCTAATATCTCTAACACTGCAGGTTCTTCTTGTGCCTGCCTCTCAAACATTCCTGCGTTCAAAAAGGTCAAGTTTGGTTTAACAGGTCAAGATGTTTCAATGTCGAAATATTGCTTAAGAAGCAGGACTTGTAGCATTACTCTTTGGTCTGTCCACTATTTGCTGGTGATCCGCCACCATGTGGTTGCGTGTGATAATTGCTTGAAATTTGgtataaaaatgaatatcctCCTCAAGAAGAGTTGTCAAGACTTTGATGATCCCCTCACATTTCATCTAGCGCCATCAGCAGATCACCATTGTTATTAGCTTAAGATAAAGTTGGTAATTGGCCAAAATTAGCTCAATGTTAGCATGCAAACAGGGTCAACATTAAATCTGCTAGTATCAGCAtcaacatgttagcattgttagTGTTTGGCTCAAAGGATCACTGTTAAAGGGACTGTTAGCATAAATACAAAATCTAGCTTTTTTTCTCAATGAAGCATATTGCAGAACAAACTAGGTGGACACCTTAAGCAACTTAAGTAGAAAATGTAAGAGAATATCTCCTGAGAATAATTAATTTTCTTGTTATGCAGCTCTTCCTGATAGAGAGGATGGGTCGGCGGACACTCCACATGCTGGGACTTGGTGGGATGTCCATCTGTGCCGTCATCATGACCATGGCTCTTGCTTTGTTGGTCAGTCTCTGCAGAGAAGCAAGCATTCTTCCACTGTTTTTGATGTTGTCTGTACAAACCACTGAACCTCTTTTCCTCCCACCTGATAGGAGCGTGTTCCTTGGATGAGTTACATCAGCATGCTGGCCATCTTTGGTTTTGTGGCCTTCTTTGAAATCGGTCCGGGTCCCATCCTTGGTTCTTCGTAGCTGAGCTCTTCTCTCAGGGTCCAAGACCGGCTGCCATGGCTGTGGCCGGCTTCTCCAACTGGACCGCTAACTTCATCATTGGCATGTGCTTCCCATCTGTTGCTGTGAGTATAACTTACCTTGATGATGTTGGGGATATATTCCACACTAATAAGCATGGTCTACTTATTCTCCTAATTGTAATCTGCACTTCTTCCCATCCTCTCCCAGGACGCGACCGGGCCGTACGTCTTCCTGATCTTCGCAGCactcctcatcttcttcctaATCTTCACATTCTTCCTTGTGCCAGAGACCAGGGGCAAAACTTTCGACCAGATTGCAGCAAACTTCCAACAGCGCTCTTCAGGAATGATGGATATGGACCTGGATCTGGACATGGATCTGGACAAGCCCAGCACTGAGCTGGACTATTTGGGGGAGGAAAGCAACCACTGAGGGGTCTCCGTCTGTAGAGAAATGGGACTGTTTTTAGCTTGGGATGAACTGTGTATGTGGGtctgaattattattttctgacatgtatattgAGGTTAATTGATGTATTCATATAGATTGTGGTGCCAAAGCAGTGTTAAAGGTGTGTGATAAGTGTCCCATTTCTGGTACCACTGCAATATCAGGTTACCAATGGAGCCTTGACAAACAGGAGACTCCTGTAATATAAAGAATTGTTGAGGCATTGCCTGCGCATGTGGTGGGATGTTATTCCATGGTGATGCACTCTGTGGCAATATTGACAGAAGACAGCGGTGGAGAGACTTTGGGATTCCTGCACTTTATCTACAGAGACATCAATAGGTATTCAGAGTTTggatacacccccccccccctccttcaaGAATAACATATACATCAAGTACATCATCATGGTGTGCTTGCATACTTTGTAATTAGGCTGGGAACACTCATTTGTAAATGTGAGAGATTGAAACATCATTTAGATCCTAATAGAAAATCTGTGTCGACTCAGCCAAAGCAAAGTGCAAtcacaatatatatttctgatCATGAGAAACGTATTGCACAACCCGCAGAAATGCTACTGTAAAAGAAATTCTATTTTAGTACTCCATGTGTACATAGTGTTTTATTCGGGTGTTGATATTAAGGTATGAGGGTCTAAATGTTGTAATTCTTTATGCACTCCAGTGGTTGTTTGGTGATGTAAACAGAAGCCTGTTGCACTAGACTAGAGAGAGTTGTGCAATTGAACAGGCTGCCTGTTTAGAGTAGATTATTATTCTGTATTGTGTACATGTGTGCCGTTTGCTGTCTATTCTTTATTGGTGTGTATCACTACCTTCTGAAGATGTGTATTGAGGGTGTTAAGTGAGGACCTGTTATTATGATGCTGCTGTAAATACGGTTACTGAAAACACCTGTGAAGATCTCCAGCAATTTCAAggaatccatttttttttttttacacaaatgcaGACAAAATTAGTATCTTTAAATGTGCACCCTATTCATGAAGAAATCAGGACTGCAACTTGAGATTTGCaaacatgatttattaattaacatttcaaCTACTGACATTGCACATATCCCCTCCaaagaaaaagcacacacaaataagtaaaacaaagaataaagaCTGACTTTTTAAATCAATCTATCCTCAACTGAGGAGATGAAGGGTGTAGCATGTTTTTATAAGAATTTATTGGAGGTGGCAACAGAACATAACGgactcccacaatgcaccacCAACCTCACACCTGCTtggtttttctcctcttcaaccacattttaaaaaatgtaaataaaaatcaagGTTGGTTCCTCTATAAACTACTTGATGCGTCCCGTCCAGGCAATTAaagaaaacaccttttttaatttaaaggggGGTTGGAATAACTGGGTTACCAAGCAGATTTTCTATTATCAtttcccatgtttttttttttaaagacgcAGTTACAATGTCTAAATATGCATCCAAAACTACCTTTATCCCCCATTTCCCTACCTCATCCCTGTCCAGAAATCAGTTACTAGACGGGACAACACAAGACAAAATGAGAGGGGTGGGGGCCTGAGGGATGAC
This genomic interval carries:
- the LOC134875881 gene encoding LOW QUALITY PROTEIN: solute carrier family 2, facilitated glucose transporter member 4-like (The sequence of the model RefSeq protein was modified relative to this genomic sequence to represent the inferred CDS: inserted 1 base in 1 codon), producing the protein MPAGFQQLGGETVTGTFVLSVFTAVLGSLDFGYNIGVINAPQKIIEQEYNATWIQRYGEPIPAGTLTSLWSLSVAIFSIGGMLSSFCVGFVSEWLGRRKGMLINNMFAFVGGSLMGLSKLCRSFEMLILGRFVIGLYCGLASGLTPMYVGEIAPTSLRGALGTLHQLAIVTGILIAQILGLESLLGVEHLWPILLGLAIVPAVLQMALLPFCPESPRFLYIVRCQEHQAKRGLRRLTGRQEVSSMLAEMKEEKRKMDMERKVSILELFRSTLYRQPIIISIMLQLSQQLSGVNAIFYYSTSIFMKAGVQSPVYATIGAGVVNCAFTVVSLFLIERMGRRTLHMLGLGGMSICAVIMTMALALLERVPWMSYISMLAIFGFVAFFEIGPGPXPWFFVAELFSQGPRPAAMAVAGFSNWTANFIIGMCFPSVADATGPYVFLIFAALLIFFLIFTFFLVPETRGKTFDQIAANFQQRSSGMMDMDLDLDMDLDKPSTELDYLGEESNH